DNA from bacterium:
TGGCTAATGTAGTCTTACCACAACCACTTTCACCTATTACTCCCACACATTCTCCCTTATTGATGTCTAAAGAAACATTATTTACTGCCCAGATAATTTTTTGTGTTTTTGGTGTAAGTTTTGAGATAAATTTCTTAATTAAGGTCTCTGACCACGAAAATTTCTTCGCTACATTCTCAATCTTTAACATTAACCTCTCTCCTTTTTTTAACTGTAATTAAAACATCTAACCTCATGTTCTAATTCAGTATCAATTGAATATAATTCTGGTTTTCCCGTCAGACATAACCCGTTTTTAACACTACATTTATTATAAAATTTACATCCTTTCGTAACCTGGTCTAAAATTGGTTGTTTAGTAAAATATTCTTTTTTTGAACTTTTATGAGCTTCAATAAGCATTTTTGTATAAGGATGTTTATCTATTTTATCTGTTAATATCTCCTTTTTTCCTTTTTCTACTATTTCACCTGCATATATGACTATAACTCTATCAGCTAATTTTTCTACCGCCTTAAGGTCATGAGAGATGAAAAAGAGTGCCCTCTTATTACCATTTTCATTTAAAAACTCTTTAAGTAATTCTATAATCTTAATCATTAAAGGGGGGTCAATTCCCGTAGTTGGCTCATCAGCAATAAGAATAGTAGGATTTGCCGCTATTGCCATAGAAATAATTGCTCGTTGACACATCCCACCACTCAGGTGATGAGGGTATTCTTCTGCCTTTCCGTAGAGATGTAGTTTTTTAAAAATCTCATCTGTTTTTTTATGTCTTTGGTGTCTTTCATCATTTATAAGATAAACTTCTTCAACCTGTGTTCTTATTTTTTGGAAAGGATTAAGTGCACTTCTTGCCCCTTGCATAATCAGAGAAATTTCTCTTCCTCTAATTTGTCTCATTTTCTCCTCATATCCAGATTTCTTTATCCATTTACCAAAATCCCTATATCTATTTAATCCATCAAGCAGATTTTCTCCCTTAAACCATATTTCACCGTTTATAATCCCTTGTAAATGATGAATTAGCCCCATGATAGAATAAGCAATTTGTGTCTTTCCACTCCCAGACTCGCCAAACAAAGCTACTACCTCTCCTTGCCTGATATCAAAAGTTACATTATCAACCACTGGTAAAGAAGATTTTTTATAATAAGTTGTGAGATTTTTAATCTCAAGTAAAGGCATTTCCATTTATCCATTCCTTACCTTTTTACTATTCCAATCCAACATGTTGATGAAGTTTAATCCTTCTGTTAATACTATCTGCCAATCCATAAAAGACAAGGATATTAGTAACCACCATTATTACAGGGAAGAAAGTGAACCACCAAGCTTCAAACTTATCCCTGGCATCGACTAAAATAGCACCAAAATAATTTTTTCCAAAAGGGTAGTAGCCCCAAGGACTAGTAGAGGCTAAATAATTCACGCCTATTTCTATCATAATCACTTCAGCCATCTGCAAGGAGGCTTGAATAATAAAGATAGGAAGGCAATTGTAGAATAATATATGTCGAAACACTATATCAAACTTTCCTAATCCTAAAGCTTCATTTGCTTCAATAAAGTAGTTTTTCTGTAAAGATTCAATCTTTAACTTCACAAGCCTACCTAATTTAGCCGAATTAAGGACTCCTAAAACAATTACAATATCACGAAATTGTGGTGGATCCAAAAAAGTTATTATCAGGAGAATAGTAATATACTTAGGAAAAGATTCAAGAACATCCATAATAGAGGATGTAAGGGAAATACCTACTTTACCTATGAATACTTCTGACCAGATACTACTTGAGCCTACACCAAGAATTATCCCTCCTAATAAAGTAACGATACCAACAGCTAATAAACCAGGGAAGAAATATCTACGGATGGCGACTATAGTTCGTAAAAAAATATCTTCCCCAGAATCATCGGT
Protein-coding regions in this window:
- a CDS encoding ABC transporter ATP-binding protein yields the protein MEMPLLEIKNLTTYYKKSSLPVVDNVTFDIRQGEVVALFGESGSGKTQIAYSIMGLIHHLQGIINGEIWFKGENLLDGLNRYRDFGKWIKKSGYEEKMRQIRGREISLIMQGARSALNPFQKIRTQVEEVYLINDERHQRHKKTDEIFKKLHLYGKAEEYPHHLSGGMCQRAIISMAIAANPTILIADEPTTGIDPPLMIKIIELLKEFLNENGNKRALFFISHDLKAVEKLADRVIVIYAGEIVEKGKKEILTDKIDKHPYTKMLIEAHKSSKKEYFTKQPILDQVTKGCKFYNKCSVKNGLCLTGKPELYSIDTELEHEVRCFNYS
- a CDS encoding ABC transporter permease subunit; translation: MDSLIKKIIWKEIKICPSLYLNILLFLIIIVAVIISYLIEPNPGKELSPPTWEHIFGTDDSGEDIFLRTIVAIRRYFFPGLLAVGIVTLLGGIILGVGSSSIWSEVFIGKVGISLTSSIMDVLESFPKYITILLIITFLDPPQFRDIVIVLGVLNSAKLGRLVKLKIESLQKNYFIEANEALGLGKFDIVFRHILFYNCLPIFIIQASLQMAEVIMIEIGVNYLASTSPWGYYPFGKNYFGAILVDARDKFEAWWFTFFPVIMVVTNILVFYGLADSINRRIKLHQHVGLE